TAGTTGCTTTGGCACATAAAATAGCTTAAATTTTAACCCACAGATGACCCGAGCTCATAGCTGCACGAATGATCATTTTTTATGACATGTGACTGTTGGAACTTTTGCCCAGGTAACCCCCGTGGTATAGCTGCGTTTACAATCATTTAAGCACATACGAGATCTCATATTTTCATCCAAATTCTGATGTAATTTCTGCGTTTATTCGTACTTTGCCCTATGAGGGTGTCGAACTTTTTAACCAATGTGGCCCAAAGTAAACACCAAGCCTATACTCTTTTAAGCACATAGAGGTGTGATTTTAAACCCAGACCCTACATTTAAAATATGGTTGAGTGAACCGGTTAATTTTACTTGTTTTGAGGGTTGGGTATTGACATGCTGAGTGTTTGAACCAATTTTCTACCTCCTTTCCAAAATCTACGGTTTGTATTACAATTTAAAAAAACGCCTACTAAGCCTGCTCTGTTTCACACATTCTCTTTGTCGGTCTACGTGCAATGTGGTTAACTCCAGTCAACGCCTATAGAGCAATACTAGAGATCCTTTTGGTGTACAACATTATAAAGTTACATATTACTTGCTTCCCTTGCGATATAAACCTATTGCTTGTTTATCTTGGTTATCTATTTTCATGACATGTTTATTTTCTCTCAAATGTAACAGCATACTCTCGCTTTCATCACCTGTACGGCGTCACTTCAGGTTAGCATCGTGTCCATTCATTCTTTTTCGGGTTTGTGCACTATGGCAGTGTTGTGATTTGTTGTATTATggtcagtggcggatcttgcccctTGAACatgccagggccgaaagacacggtCACTAAAAAAAGCCCGGAcaagcccgggccaaacatagtatatataaaaaatttcgatcgaaatgcggaaaattagcactatGCCCGAAAAACTTGCCCGGGCCGTGGCCCTGCCACGCCTCTTCTAAGAACCGCCCCTGATTATAGTTTGGTCCACACATTATATAAAATAGTAGTATGTAGTTGTATATACATAAGTACAAAGAACATAGCAGATGACCACAAACCGAAGTGTGtgcatttaaacacccaaaaTTAACATAGACTGTATAAATCGTGTTCATTTAAACACTAAAAATAGTCACCTTCATGTTGCACAACCTttttcttacgtatacggctAAATCACTGTCTCTTGGCTTGCACACGGTTTTATTAGATGGTTTGCATTGTAGGATCCTTGCAAAAGACAAAGAACGGGTTCATGTTCTTGCAGCCATAAACAGGCCATATGATCTTGATGAGGCTGCGACTAGAACGCTTCCCCATTGGTAACCAAGACGTATATCATCTGTCCTTTTAAACTGACTTTTAAGTTCTTCCACCAACTTACCTTTCTCATGTTCAACCAAATCCTCCTTTAACTTCAATAACGTAACTCTCATCGCAGATCCTGGCTTCAGAGAATCGCAACTACGATTGGATAAAAAGTCAACAACTATGAAGTCATCAAGTAATGGTTGTGTATTCTTGAGGACGCTTAGGTGCTCCGGATGTTGGTTGTACGTCTGCAAGTCATCCGTTGACCTGAAACGACAGTGGATTATGTGACTGAAGTTTGGTGAAGTGGAGGTAGACTGGAGGATTTTTCCTACACTGAGATGGAGTTTGAAGTTGAGTGAAATCAATCCGTTGACTTCATTTATCATGTTCTCGACTTTGGTATAGTCAATGTCGGGTTTGACGCTGAGGAGGACGATGTGTTCAACAATTTGTTGGTGTGCAGACATTCTGGTAACTGCAATTAGATGATGAGTGTGTCTGAATAGTAAATATTGATCATGTTATGTTCACTATTTATTTCCATGTAAAGTATAAAATTAGGATGGCtgttggatttttttttattggGACAGTTCACCTAATGTTTAAATAATTAAATTTTTATTTACTTAACAAACAAATAGTCAAATACACATATTTAAAGTTTGGCCGGCAGCCACCACTATTTTTTATGCTTTAAAACTAACTGGAATCTTTAAAGCATGACTTTGTAGTGTTCTATCTTGTTTATATTATTAGTGTATTCTTTTATACATTAGTCATGAATCTAGAAGATGAGCCAGAGGAGATGAGCCAGAGGAAAATGAAATTGAGGGCATCTTACCTGCAACCTTTAAATTGTTGGCtgcaatataaataataaaaccaACAGCAGGTTTAGTGTATATTGATAAAGTTTGGCTTGTTGGCTGCAATATAAAGAATGAAACCTCGATAACAACTTTACTTTAATTCCTTTTGTTTATTTTGATTGTTTGCATCGGCGGATAATGAGAACCACATCtaatatattataattttttatCGTTTTAAGGTTTGAATTATATTTGTATTATCGACTCCGCAgcaacgcgcgggtttcccactagtGTAAATGAATAGACGAAAATTGAATCAATAAAACCAATTAACTATAGTTGAGAAAATACTATGTATAGTGTAATACTTTACATGTACAATTGAACCAATGAAACATATATATAAGTGAAAAATAAAGACATGAGACTTTATACGACaactaaaa
The Helianthus annuus cultivar XRQ/B chromosome 6, HanXRQr2.0-SUNRISE, whole genome shotgun sequence genome window above contains:
- the LOC110887595 gene encoding stress-response A/B barrel domain-containing protein DABB1-like; translation: MSAHQQIVEHIVLLSVKPDIDYTKVENMINEVNGLISLNFKLHLSVGKILQSTSTSPNFSHIIHCRFRSTDDLQTYNQHPEHLSVLKNTQPLLDDFIVVDFLSNRSCDSLKPGSAMRVTLLKLKEDLVEHEKGKLVEELKSQFKRTDDIRLGYQWGSVLVAASSRSYGLFMAART